The Amycolatopsis mongoliensis genome includes a window with the following:
- a CDS encoding response regulator transcription factor, which translates to MTRVLIVEDEESFADPLAFLLRKEGFTAAVAGTGQAALEEFDRNGADIVLLDLMLPGMSGTDVCKQLRQRSAVPVIMVTARDSEIDKVVGLELGADDYVTKPYSARELIARVRAVLRRGGEPGSDGELAPLVLSAGPVRMDVERHVVTVDGAEVSLPLKEFDLLEYLLRNVGRVLTRGQLIDRVWGADYVGDTKTLDVHVKRLRSKIEPDPGSPRHLVTVRGLGYKFET; encoded by the coding sequence GTGACCAGGGTTCTCATCGTCGAGGACGAGGAGTCGTTCGCCGACCCCCTCGCCTTCCTGCTGCGCAAGGAAGGGTTCACCGCGGCCGTGGCCGGCACCGGCCAGGCCGCGCTGGAGGAGTTCGACCGCAACGGCGCCGACATCGTGCTGCTCGACCTGATGCTGCCGGGCATGAGCGGCACGGACGTCTGCAAGCAGCTGCGCCAGCGTTCGGCCGTGCCGGTGATCATGGTGACGGCGCGCGACAGCGAGATCGACAAGGTCGTCGGCCTGGAACTGGGTGCGGACGACTACGTGACGAAGCCGTACTCGGCGCGCGAGCTGATCGCGCGGGTCCGCGCGGTGCTGCGCCGCGGCGGCGAGCCGGGCTCGGACGGCGAGCTGGCCCCGCTGGTGCTGTCGGCGGGCCCGGTCCGGATGGACGTCGAGCGCCACGTGGTGACGGTGGACGGCGCCGAGGTGTCGCTGCCGCTCAAGGAGTTCGACCTGCTGGAGTACCTGCTCCGCAACGTCGGCCGGGTGCTGACGCGCGGCCAGCTGATCGACCGGGTGTGGGGCGCGGACTACGTCGGTGACACGAAGACGCTGGACGTCCACGTGAAGCGGCTGCGGTCGAAGATCGAGCCGGACCCGGGCTCGCCGCGGCACCTCGTGACCGTTCGGGGCCTCGGGTACAAGTTCGAGACGTAA
- a CDS encoding sensor histidine kinase, with protein sequence MTTPVSLALAIGALVAGAVVGYLVARARTRHEEARPPGPTVAELLERLVRSSHNGVVVLNKFGDMVLHNPRAYELGLVKVNQADPRARKAAEQVVETDEPMEIDLSPLEARGRQPEAVLGQVRPLGDGFTVVEAVDHSEAIRLEAVRRDFVANVSHELKTPVGAIALLTEAVLDAAEDVEEVRRFGGKILRESTRLGQLVTELIALSRLQGAERLPDLNVVEVDAVVRESLGRTTLSAESADIRITTDTPSGLLIEGDRTLLVTALSNLLENAVAYSPAGSPVSISRRLADGMVEIAVTDRGIGIAEDEQQRVFERFYRADKARSRATGGTGLGLAIVKHVAANHGGSVGLWSRPGTGSTFTLRIPAHVRPDPAPDAGRTAVAKTSPAPRQEKTPERTPRLVVTGQDSPDHGGNL encoded by the coding sequence GTGACCACGCCTGTTTCACTCGCACTGGCCATCGGAGCTCTGGTGGCCGGTGCGGTGGTCGGCTACCTCGTCGCGCGGGCGCGGACCCGGCACGAAGAGGCCCGGCCGCCGGGCCCGACCGTCGCGGAGCTCCTCGAACGGCTGGTCCGGTCGTCCCACAACGGTGTCGTCGTGCTCAACAAGTTCGGCGACATGGTGCTGCACAACCCGCGCGCCTACGAGCTGGGCCTGGTGAAGGTCAACCAGGCAGACCCGCGGGCCCGCAAGGCGGCCGAGCAGGTAGTCGAGACCGACGAGCCGATGGAGATCGACCTTTCGCCGCTCGAAGCGCGCGGCCGCCAGCCGGAGGCGGTGCTCGGCCAGGTCCGGCCGCTCGGCGACGGCTTCACCGTCGTCGAGGCCGTCGACCACTCCGAGGCCATCCGGCTGGAGGCTGTGCGCCGCGACTTCGTCGCCAACGTCAGCCACGAGCTCAAGACCCCGGTCGGCGCGATCGCGCTGCTCACCGAGGCCGTGCTCGACGCCGCCGAGGACGTCGAGGAGGTACGCCGCTTCGGCGGCAAGATCCTCCGCGAGTCCACCCGGCTCGGCCAGCTCGTCACCGAGCTGATCGCGCTTTCGCGGCTGCAGGGCGCCGAGCGGCTGCCGGACCTGAACGTCGTCGAGGTCGACGCGGTCGTCCGCGAATCGCTCGGCCGGACGACGCTCTCGGCCGAGTCGGCCGACATCCGGATCACCACCGACACGCCCAGCGGCCTGCTCATCGAGGGCGACCGGACGCTGCTGGTCACCGCGCTGTCGAACCTGCTGGAGAACGCCGTCGCGTACTCGCCGGCCGGCAGCCCCGTGTCGATCTCGCGCCGGCTCGCGGACGGGATGGTCGAAATCGCCGTCACCGACCGCGGCATCGGCATCGCCGAGGACGAGCAGCAGCGCGTGTTCGAGCGCTTCTACCGCGCCGACAAGGCCCGCTCGCGCGCCACCGGCGGCACCGGGCTGGGCCTGGCGATCGTCAAGCACGTCGCGGCCAACCACGGCGGGTCGGTCGGGCTGTGGAGCCGCCCCGGCACCGGCTCGACGTTCACGCTGCGCATCCCCGCGCACGTCCGTCCGGACCCGGCCCCCGACGCCGGCCGGACGGCCGTCGCCAAGACCTCGCCGGCACCACGGCAGGAGAAGACCCCCGAGCGCACCCCGAGGCTCGTGGTTACCGGGCAGGACAGCCCAGATCATGGAGGAAACCTGTGA
- a CDS encoding oxidoreductase produces the protein MTTNTSPAAAAGTWKLGSFEVNRLGYGAMRLMSTSDGGIRARETSIAVLRRAVELGVNHIDTAAFYFAGPRSANELINRALAPYDDLTITTKVGPGRDFTGAFYTARPDQLRNQVEENLRELGLDHLDVANYRIGQSLDRGTGSLAEGFGVLADLREKGMIRELGISNVAPEHLSEALEIAPVVCVQNQYGLTARREDDEIVRMCAERGIAFVPFFAVASGTGEDARVAEVARRHDATPAQVRLAWTLHQGPHVLAIPGTGDVAHLEQNVAAAALELTADDLKTLDGEG, from the coding sequence ATGACCACGAACACCTCTCCCGCCGCCGCGGCGGGCACCTGGAAACTCGGCTCCTTCGAAGTCAACCGGCTCGGGTACGGCGCCATGCGCCTGATGTCCACTTCGGACGGCGGCATCCGGGCCCGCGAGACGTCGATCGCCGTGCTCCGCCGCGCCGTCGAGCTCGGCGTGAACCACATCGACACCGCCGCGTTCTACTTCGCCGGCCCGCGCTCGGCGAACGAGCTGATCAACCGGGCCCTGGCGCCGTACGACGACCTCACGATCACCACCAAGGTCGGGCCGGGCCGCGACTTCACCGGCGCTTTCTACACCGCCCGGCCGGACCAGCTGCGAAACCAGGTCGAAGAGAACCTTCGCGAGCTGGGCCTCGACCACCTCGACGTCGCCAACTACCGGATCGGCCAGAGCCTCGACCGTGGCACCGGCTCCCTCGCCGAAGGCTTCGGCGTGCTCGCCGACCTGCGCGAGAAGGGCATGATCCGCGAGCTCGGCATCTCCAACGTCGCCCCGGAGCACCTCTCCGAAGCCCTCGAGATCGCGCCGGTCGTCTGCGTCCAGAACCAGTACGGCCTCACCGCGCGCCGTGAGGACGACGAGATCGTCCGGATGTGCGCCGAGCGGGGGATCGCCTTCGTGCCGTTCTTCGCCGTCGCGAGCGGGACGGGCGAGGACGCGCGCGTCGCCGAGGTCGCGCGCCGGCACGACGCCACCCCGGCCCAGGTGCGGCTCGCCTGGACCCTCCACCAAGGACCGCACGTGCTCGCCATCCCGGGCACCGGCGACGTCGCGCACCTCGAGCAGAACGTCGCCGCGGCGGCCCTGGAGCTCACGGCCGACGATCTGAAGACCCTCGACGGCGAGGGGTGA
- a CDS encoding helix-turn-helix domain-containing protein: protein MERVSDVVVVRGEAELFERTAHLFAAATEVSCAARDLHTWSVAHPTAPEREQAVRDTNVRKMYLPGVLFDPALADHLRFMATHGARIRITEREINETILLDRRIAIVAGDNVGGVRSYTVISSPELVQGIQSLFEAAWHGATDLESYQARFTELGAREILEQLASGCKDETAARTLGVGLRTYRRRVAELMELLGASSRFQAGARAREAGLL from the coding sequence GTGGAGAGAGTCAGTGACGTCGTCGTGGTGCGGGGCGAGGCCGAGCTGTTCGAGCGGACGGCCCACCTGTTCGCGGCCGCGACGGAGGTTTCGTGCGCGGCCCGCGACCTGCACACGTGGTCGGTGGCGCACCCGACGGCGCCCGAGCGGGAGCAGGCCGTGCGCGACACGAACGTGCGCAAGATGTACCTGCCGGGCGTCCTGTTCGACCCGGCGCTGGCGGACCACCTGCGGTTCATGGCCACGCACGGCGCGCGGATCCGGATCACCGAGCGCGAGATCAACGAGACGATCCTGCTGGACCGGCGGATCGCGATCGTGGCGGGCGACAACGTCGGCGGCGTCCGCAGCTACACCGTGATCAGCAGCCCGGAGCTGGTCCAGGGCATCCAGTCGCTGTTCGAAGCGGCTTGGCACGGCGCCACCGACCTGGAGTCCTACCAGGCCCGGTTCACCGAGCTGGGCGCCCGCGAGATCCTCGAGCAGCTCGCGTCGGGGTGCAAGGACGAGACGGCGGCGCGCACCCTCGGCGTCGGCCTGCGGACCTACCGGCGGCGGGTGGCGGAGCTGATGGAGCTCCTCGGCGCGTCGTCCCGCTTCCAGGCGGGGGCGAGGGCCCGCGAGGCCGGGTTGCTGTGA
- a CDS encoding phosphoglyceromutase produces the protein MAEIGTLVLLRHGQSTWNAENLFTGWVDVPLSEQGEGEARQGGQLLADAGLLPDVVHTSLLRRAISTANIALDAADRHWIPVKRDWRLNERHYGALQGKNKKQTLDEFGEEQFMLWRRSYDTPPPAIDPKDEWSQAGDPRYANLGDDAPLTECLKDVVERLLPYWESEIVPDLRAGKTVLVAAHGNSLRALVKHLDGISDADIAGLNIPTGIPLRYDLTADLKPVKAGGEYLDPEAAKEAAAAVANQGR, from the coding sequence ATGGCCGAGATTGGGACGTTGGTGCTGCTGCGGCACGGGCAGAGCACGTGGAACGCGGAAAACCTGTTCACCGGCTGGGTGGACGTACCGCTGTCGGAGCAGGGCGAGGGCGAAGCGCGGCAGGGCGGGCAGCTGCTGGCCGACGCCGGCCTGCTGCCGGACGTGGTGCACACCTCGCTGCTGCGGCGCGCGATCTCCACCGCGAACATCGCGCTGGACGCCGCCGACCGGCACTGGATCCCGGTGAAGCGCGACTGGCGCCTCAACGAGCGCCACTACGGCGCGCTGCAGGGCAAGAACAAGAAGCAGACCCTCGACGAGTTCGGCGAGGAGCAGTTCATGCTCTGGCGCCGCTCCTACGACACCCCGCCGCCGGCGATCGACCCGAAGGACGAGTGGAGCCAGGCGGGCGACCCCCGCTACGCGAACCTCGGCGACGACGCGCCGCTGACCGAGTGCCTCAAGGACGTCGTCGAGCGGCTGCTGCCGTACTGGGAGTCCGAGATCGTGCCCGACCTGCGCGCGGGCAAGACCGTGCTGGTCGCCGCGCACGGCAACTCGCTGCGTGCGCTGGTGAAGCACCTCGACGGGATCTCCGACGCGGACATCGCCGGCCTGAACATCCCGACCGGCATCCCGCTGCGCTACGACCTCACGGCCGACCTGAAGCCGGTCAAGGCGGGCGGCGAGTACCTCGACCCCGAGGCCGCCAAGGAAGCCGCCGCCGCGGTGGCGAACCAGGGCCGCTGA
- a CDS encoding DUF4349 domain-containing protein → MRTRWRAALAITAATLALAGCSAADNGASSTADSAGSARVPAAPQQGTGNTGKTEQGSKVTPPQAGATDRKLSRSARLELTATKVVDVVAQARGIALGAGGYTGQEATGEDSATLSLAVPADKLDPVLDQLSHLGSSMVKRELNTQDVTEQVVDVEARLATQRKSVERIRALLSQASSVSDITSIESELTSRESALESLEQQRNSLAGSVAMATVAMTVRSVAAPPPAQEDHSGFLGGLAGGWDAFLTFGGGLLTVLGAVAPFLLLVVPLAWVGWRLNRRRRPVKPEPVHTES, encoded by the coding sequence ATGCGGACTCGATGGAGAGCGGCGCTCGCGATCACGGCGGCGACGCTGGCACTGGCCGGGTGCTCGGCGGCGGACAACGGAGCGTCGTCCACGGCGGACAGTGCGGGTTCGGCGCGCGTGCCCGCCGCGCCGCAGCAAGGCACCGGGAACACCGGGAAGACCGAACAGGGTTCGAAAGTGACGCCGCCGCAGGCCGGCGCCACCGATCGCAAGCTCTCGCGCAGCGCCCGGCTGGAGCTGACCGCCACCAAGGTCGTCGACGTCGTCGCGCAGGCCCGCGGGATCGCGCTGGGCGCCGGCGGTTACACCGGGCAGGAGGCGACCGGGGAGGACTCGGCGACGCTGTCGCTGGCGGTGCCCGCGGACAAGCTCGACCCCGTGCTCGACCAGCTCTCGCACCTCGGCTCGAGCATGGTGAAGCGGGAGCTGAACACCCAGGACGTCACCGAGCAGGTCGTCGACGTCGAAGCGCGGCTGGCGACGCAGCGGAAGTCGGTCGAGCGGATCCGTGCGCTGCTCTCGCAGGCGAGCTCCGTGTCGGACATCACATCGATCGAAAGCGAGCTGACGAGCCGCGAGTCGGCGCTCGAATCGCTCGAACAGCAGCGGAACTCCCTCGCCGGCAGCGTCGCGATGGCGACCGTGGCGATGACCGTCCGGAGCGTGGCCGCGCCGCCGCCCGCGCAGGAGGACCACAGCGGTTTCCTCGGCGGGCTGGCGGGCGGCTGGGACGCGTTCCTGACCTTCGGCGGTGGCCTGCTGACCGTGCTGGGCGCGGTGGCGCCGTTCCTGCTGCTCGTGGTCCCGCTGGCGTGGGTGGGCTGGCGGCTGAACCGCCGTCGCCGTCCGGTGAAGCCGGAGCCGGTGCACACCGAAAGCTGA
- a CDS encoding type III secretion system chaperone family protein yields MSLDELIQSTLDSAELKYDKRGPGKYFVTLPGTKKLQTNAWLVDGDHAFSVEAFVCRRPDESHEDVYRFLLQRNAKLYGVHYTVDSLGDIYLVGRFGKDTMTADELDKVLGQVLEAADGDFNTLLELGFATSIKREWDWRVSRGESLANLQAFKHLVAPAQPHEPGLTES; encoded by the coding sequence GTGAGCCTGGACGAGCTGATCCAGTCTACTTTGGACTCTGCGGAGCTGAAGTACGACAAGCGCGGTCCCGGCAAGTACTTCGTCACGCTGCCGGGAACGAAGAAGCTGCAGACGAACGCGTGGCTCGTCGACGGCGACCACGCGTTTTCGGTGGAGGCCTTCGTCTGCCGGCGTCCCGACGAGTCCCATGAGGACGTTTACCGGTTCCTGTTGCAGCGCAACGCGAAACTCTACGGTGTGCACTACACAGTGGACAGTCTTGGCGACATCTACCTGGTCGGCCGGTTCGGCAAGGACACGATGACCGCCGACGAGCTCGACAAGGTGCTCGGCCAGGTCCTGGAAGCCGCCGACGGCGACTTCAACACGCTGCTGGAGCTCGGCTTCGCGACGTCGATCAAGCGGGAGTGGGACTGGCGCGTCTCCCGCGGCGAGTCGCTGGCCAACCTGCAGGCGTTCAAGCACCTCGTCGCGCCCGCCCAGCCGCACGAACCGGGCTTGACCGAGTCGTGA
- the mshA gene encoding D-inositol-3-phosphate glycosyltransferase, with the protein MTSSIRGFRAAPRRVAVLSVHTSPLEQPGTGDAGGMNVYVSQTATEMARRGVEVEVFTRATASDQPPVAELAPGVTVRHVQAGPFEPLSRDELPAQLCAFTSGVLRTEAFHEPGYYDLIHSHYWLSGQVGWLARDRWSVPLVHTAHTLAKVKNAALAEGDKPEPRTRVIGEEQVVAEADRLVANTAVEARQLIDLYDAEPHAVHAVPPGVDLDRFTPGPQRDARAELGLAADDVVLAFAGRIQPLKAPDVLLHAAAALLRRRPELAPKLVVLVVGGPSGTGLEQPQALRELAVSLGIERQVRFLPPQPGEALARVFRAADVVAVPSYNESFGLVALEAQACGTPVVAAEVGGLPVAVPHGVSGLLVPGHGAEEWADALAAVALRPDRRAELGANAVVHARRFSWRRTTDALLDIYAQATSAFRHALDLRAEVAV; encoded by the coding sequence GTGACCAGCTCCATCCGGGGGTTCCGTGCCGCGCCGCGCCGGGTCGCGGTGCTCTCCGTGCACACCTCGCCGCTCGAGCAGCCAGGAACGGGCGACGCGGGCGGGATGAACGTCTACGTCAGCCAGACGGCGACCGAGATGGCCCGCCGCGGGGTCGAGGTCGAGGTGTTCACCCGCGCGACGGCGTCGGACCAGCCGCCGGTGGCCGAGCTCGCGCCGGGCGTGACCGTCCGGCACGTGCAGGCGGGCCCGTTCGAGCCGCTGAGCCGCGACGAGCTGCCCGCGCAGCTGTGCGCGTTCACCTCCGGCGTGCTGCGCACCGAGGCCTTCCACGAGCCCGGCTACTACGACCTCATCCACTCGCACTACTGGCTGTCGGGCCAGGTCGGCTGGCTCGCCCGCGACCGGTGGTCCGTACCGCTGGTGCACACCGCGCACACCCTGGCGAAGGTCAAGAACGCCGCGCTGGCCGAGGGGGACAAGCCCGAGCCGCGCACCCGCGTGATCGGCGAGGAGCAGGTGGTCGCCGAGGCCGACCGGCTGGTCGCCAACACCGCGGTCGAGGCCCGGCAGCTCATCGACCTCTACGACGCCGAGCCGCACGCGGTGCACGCCGTGCCGCCGGGCGTCGACCTCGATCGCTTCACGCCGGGCCCCCAGCGGGACGCCCGCGCCGAGCTGGGCCTGGCCGCCGACGACGTCGTGCTGGCCTTCGCCGGCCGGATCCAGCCGCTGAAGGCGCCGGACGTGCTGCTGCACGCCGCGGCGGCCCTGCTGCGCCGCCGCCCCGAGCTGGCACCGAAGCTGGTCGTGCTGGTCGTCGGCGGACCGTCCGGCACCGGGCTGGAGCAGCCGCAGGCCCTGCGCGAGCTCGCCGTTTCCCTCGGCATCGAGCGGCAGGTCCGGTTCCTGCCGCCGCAGCCGGGCGAGGCGCTCGCCCGGGTTTTCCGCGCAGCCGACGTCGTCGCGGTGCCCAGCTACAACGAGTCGTTCGGGCTGGTCGCCCTGGAGGCGCAGGCCTGCGGGACGCCGGTGGTCGCGGCCGAGGTCGGCGGGCTGCCGGTGGCGGTGCCGCACGGCGTGTCCGGCCTGCTGGTCCCCGGGCACGGCGCGGAGGAGTGGGCGGACGCGCTCGCCGCCGTCGCCCTGCGCCCGGACCGGCGCGCCGAGCTCGGCGCGAACGCCGTCGTGCACGCGCGGCGGTTCTCCTGGCGTCGTACGACGGACGCGCTCCTCGACATCTATGCTCAGGCCACCAGCGCTTTCCGGCACGCGCTGGACCTGCGCGCGGAGGTGGCGGTGTGA
- a CDS encoding alpha/beta fold hydrolase, which yields MRTEVVGHGGTRLGLRVEGAGNSRPIVFVHGWAQSSGCWAAQLADPALTERFRLVAMDLRGHGASDVPAAGYDDPVVWADDLAAVLDFAGPDAIVVAWSYGGLVLVDHIRVHGTARLRGIVLVGAITEIGRDRAGGRVGPLMREHMRAMLSDDPDIAVPALTAFSREMAGGPVPGAQVQALLGASLSVPPSVRAALFRRDIGSEEVLAAIDKPTLVVHGSHDRVIDPAAAEHTIGKIPGATGRWFLDGGHAPFAESADEFDAVLRQFAEEC from the coding sequence GTGCGCACCGAAGTCGTCGGGCACGGCGGGACACGCCTCGGCCTGCGGGTCGAAGGGGCCGGGAACAGCAGGCCGATCGTGTTCGTGCACGGCTGGGCGCAGTCGTCCGGCTGCTGGGCGGCGCAGCTCGCCGACCCGGCGCTGACCGAGCGGTTCCGCCTGGTCGCGATGGACCTGCGCGGGCACGGCGCGTCCGACGTCCCGGCCGCGGGCTACGACGACCCGGTGGTCTGGGCCGACGACCTCGCCGCGGTGCTCGACTTCGCCGGGCCGGACGCGATCGTCGTCGCCTGGTCCTACGGCGGCCTGGTGCTGGTGGACCACATCCGGGTGCACGGCACCGCACGGCTGCGCGGGATCGTGCTCGTCGGCGCGATCACCGAGATCGGCCGCGACCGGGCGGGCGGGCGCGTCGGCCCGCTGATGCGCGAGCACATGCGGGCGATGCTTTCGGATGATCCGGACATCGCGGTCCCGGCGCTCACGGCGTTCAGCCGCGAAATGGCCGGCGGCCCGGTGCCCGGCGCGCAGGTCCAGGCCCTGCTCGGGGCTTCTCTGAGCGTGCCCCCTTCGGTCCGCGCGGCCCTGTTCCGCCGGGACATCGGCAGCGAAGAAGTCCTGGCCGCGATCGACAAGCCGACCCTGGTCGTGCACGGTTCGCACGACCGCGTGATCGACCCCGCGGCGGCCGAGCACACGATCGGGAAGATTCCGGGTGCCACCGGGCGTTGGTTCCTTGACGGGGGGCATGCGCCCTTCGCCGAGTCCGCCGACGAGTTCGACGCGGTACTCCGGCAGTTCGCCGAGGAATGCTGA
- a CDS encoding L,D-transpeptidase encodes MIERRTVFKAALAAGAALVAAACSSTNDGTALPTGAAGADGEGAQPVAKITAEPAVNAKDASVLKPVVIKVADGKLTECKVTADGGKAVKGDTAPDGLTWTSSEPLGYGKTYTYAAKATGTDGKPVELTGTFSTVTPAKQVRATLNPADNQQVGVAMPISVKFASPVKDRAAVEKALSVKTDKNVEGAWGWLSDSQVDYRPKEYWPQNITVSVEAKLYGVELGGGAYGKADVTTKFKIGRNQVVKVNTPDHQMLVYRNGSQVKSYPCANGLDAEVDRNTPNGTYIIMTREPTAVFDNARYGYTNVNKKWACRFSNHGEYIHENQDNAANIGKTNNSHGCVNLLEADAKDFYDSALIGDPVEITGSKLGAPMASDVKDWNYSWSAWQGLGAK; translated from the coding sequence GTGATCGAACGGCGTACGGTCTTCAAGGCCGCTCTGGCGGCGGGGGCCGCCCTGGTCGCCGCGGCGTGTTCGAGCACGAACGACGGCACCGCGCTGCCCACCGGCGCCGCGGGTGCCGACGGTGAGGGCGCGCAGCCCGTGGCGAAGATCACGGCCGAGCCCGCCGTCAACGCCAAGGACGCTTCCGTCCTCAAGCCCGTCGTGATCAAGGTCGCCGACGGCAAGCTCACCGAGTGCAAGGTGACCGCCGACGGGGGCAAGGCCGTCAAGGGCGACACCGCGCCGGACGGGCTCACCTGGACCAGCTCCGAGCCGCTCGGCTACGGCAAGACCTACACCTACGCGGCCAAGGCCACCGGCACCGACGGCAAGCCCGTCGAGCTCACCGGCACCTTCAGCACGGTCACCCCGGCCAAGCAGGTCCGCGCCACGCTCAACCCGGCCGACAACCAGCAGGTCGGCGTGGCCATGCCGATCAGCGTCAAGTTCGCTTCGCCGGTCAAGGACCGCGCGGCGGTCGAGAAGGCCCTGTCCGTCAAGACGGACAAGAACGTCGAAGGCGCCTGGGGCTGGCTCTCCGACAGCCAGGTCGACTACCGGCCGAAGGAGTACTGGCCGCAGAACATCACCGTCAGCGTCGAGGCGAAGCTGTACGGCGTCGAGCTGGGCGGTGGCGCGTACGGCAAGGCGGACGTCACCACGAAGTTCAAGATCGGCCGCAACCAGGTGGTCAAGGTCAACACCCCGGACCACCAGATGCTCGTCTACCGCAACGGTTCCCAGGTCAAGAGCTACCCGTGCGCGAACGGCCTGGACGCCGAGGTCGACCGCAACACCCCCAACGGCACCTACATCATCATGACCCGGGAGCCGACGGCGGTGTTCGACAACGCCCGCTACGGCTACACGAACGTCAACAAGAAGTGGGCCTGCCGGTTCTCCAACCACGGCGAGTACATCCACGAGAACCAGGACAACGCGGCCAACATCGGGAAGACCAACAACTCCCACGGCTGCGTCAACCTCCTCGAGGCCGACGCCAAGGACTTCTACGACTCCGCGCTGATCGGCGACCCGGTCGAGATCACCGGCTCGAAGCTGGGCGCGCCGATGGCCTCGGACGTCAAGGACTGGAACTACAGCTGGTCGGCCTGGCAAGGGCTGGGTGCGAAGTAG
- a CDS encoding UDP-N-acetylmuramate dehydrogenase: MNTARTPALPKLSAYTTLRLGGPARHFVSAVTSEDLVAAVREADAAGEPVLLLGGGSNLVVADAGFDGTLIEVANTGWRRDDGDVVEVEAGQNWDAFVAGLVGAGLGGLECLSGIPGSVGATPIQNVGAYGCEVAESIVSLELYDRRTREVRTLKADELGFAYRTSVLKGTDTGVVLSVRFEIREDGLSAPIRYAELARTLGVEIGARVPAAEAREAVLELRRGKGMVLDPDDHDTWSAGSFFTNPIVPSAEADGVLARITDSVGSEAPQYPAEGGVKLSAAWLIERAGFAKGYPGPGNRVSLSTKHTLALTNRGDATTEDLLALAREVRDGVYERFGVRLHPEPLLINCVI; this comes from the coding sequence GTGAACACCGCCCGAACTCCCGCACTCCCGAAGCTCTCCGCGTACACCACGCTGCGCCTCGGCGGCCCGGCCCGCCACTTCGTCAGCGCCGTGACCAGCGAAGACCTCGTCGCGGCGGTCCGCGAGGCCGACGCGGCGGGCGAACCGGTGCTGCTGCTCGGCGGCGGCTCCAACCTGGTCGTCGCGGACGCGGGGTTCGACGGCACGCTGATCGAGGTCGCGAACACCGGCTGGCGGCGCGACGACGGTGACGTCGTGGAGGTCGAGGCCGGCCAGAACTGGGACGCGTTCGTCGCCGGGCTGGTCGGAGCGGGCCTGGGCGGGCTCGAATGCCTCTCCGGCATCCCGGGCAGCGTCGGCGCGACGCCGATCCAGAACGTCGGCGCGTACGGCTGCGAAGTCGCCGAGTCCATCGTCTCGCTGGAGCTGTACGACCGGCGGACGCGCGAAGTGCGCACGCTCAAGGCGGACGAGCTCGGCTTCGCCTACCGCACCAGCGTCCTCAAGGGCACCGACACCGGCGTCGTCCTCTCGGTCCGCTTCGAGATCCGCGAGGACGGCCTCTCCGCGCCCATCCGCTACGCCGAGCTGGCGCGCACGCTCGGCGTCGAGATCGGGGCCCGCGTCCCGGCGGCCGAAGCGCGCGAAGCCGTGCTCGAGCTGCGTCGCGGCAAGGGCATGGTGCTCGACCCGGACGACCACGACACGTGGAGCGCGGGCTCCTTCTTCACCAATCCGATCGTCCCGTCGGCCGAGGCGGACGGGGTCCTGGCACGCATCACGGACAGCGTGGGCTCCGAGGCTCCGCAGTACCCGGCCGAGGGCGGCGTCAAGCTGTCGGCGGCCTGGCTGATCGAGCGCGCCGGTTTCGCGAAGGGGTACCCCGGGCCGGGGAACCGCGTCTCGCTGTCGACCAAGCACACGCTGGCGCTGACCAACCGCGGCGACGCGACGACCGAGGACCTGCTGGCGCTGGCCCGCGAGGTCCGCGACGGCGTCTACGAGCGCTTCGGCGTCCGGCTCCACCCGGAACCGTTGCTGATCAACTGCGTGATTTGA
- a CDS encoding DUF2505 domain-containing protein, which translates to MGSRIEHRAEFSADVAATYAAVAGEGALRARLEQLGGHGAALLSYEVSGTDLRYELRQGISAEKLPQAVRTLHKGDLLVTRTQTWRVSNDGTGRQGQATVEVGGVPGEIAARTALLANGGKTVLRISGEVTVRIPLFGGKLESVISEQVTKLLEREAEFTAKWLTEAN; encoded by the coding sequence ATGGGATCCCGGATCGAGCACCGTGCTGAGTTCTCCGCCGACGTCGCCGCGACGTACGCCGCGGTCGCCGGCGAAGGCGCGCTGCGGGCGCGGCTCGAGCAGCTCGGCGGGCACGGCGCCGCGCTGCTGTCGTACGAGGTCTCCGGGACGGACCTGCGGTACGAGCTGCGGCAGGGGATCAGCGCCGAGAAGCTGCCCCAGGCGGTGCGGACGCTGCACAAGGGCGACCTGCTGGTGACCCGCACGCAGACCTGGCGCGTGAGCAACGACGGCACCGGCCGGCAGGGTCAGGCGACGGTCGAGGTCGGCGGCGTCCCGGGTGAGATCGCCGCGCGGACGGCGTTGCTGGCCAACGGCGGCAAGACGGTGCTGCGGATCAGCGGCGAGGTCACGGTCCGGATCCCGCTGTTCGGCGGGAAGCTGGAAAGCGTCATCTCCGAGCAGGTCACGAAGCTGCTGGAGCGCGAAGCCGAATTCACGGCGAAGTGGCTCACCGAAGCAAACTGA